The Capillibacterium thermochitinicola genomic sequence GAAAGTCACCGCGGACCGCAGGTTAAAATCCGTTGACGTTACGGTCTTGCCCTACCCCGGCTTTCCCACCGATTTACAGCCCCAGATGACCGCAGTCATGTCGCTGGCCGAAGGAACCAGCCTTATTACGGAGAATGTTTTTGGCGCCCGTTTCCGTTATGTCGATGAATTGGTACGGATGGGGGCCAACATTCGCGTGGAAGGAAGAAGTGCGGTGGTGAAGGGCGTAAAGCGCCTGACCGGTGCCGGGGTGATCGCGCCGGACCTGCGGGCGGGAGCAGCACTGGTGTTGGCGGGATTGGCGGCGGAAGGAAAAACCGTCATTGAAGGGGTTCATTTTATTGACCGTGGGTATGAACGGATCGAGGAAAAATTGTCGGCCCTAGGAGCGGATATTTCCCGTATTACCCTTTGACCAAACAACCTCCCACAGAAATGAGCTAAAAATTTAAGGAATATTTTTCAGGGAAACTCGTAACATTTAAGGAGAGAACTATTATTCAGGGGGAGGGCTAAATTTGGAAACGAAAAAGTCACTGAAGGCCTTTACTTCGATCTTGACTAAAGTGGCCGGTCTGGTTTTCTTTGCGTTTCTTGCCATATCTTTGGGGGTAATCTTTGGGACCTTATTTAAAGACTGGGTCAGCGAAGACCCGTTGTCTCCGGTTCAGGGTTTAAACGAACCATACCAGGAACCGTTGACGATCAAACTTCCTGAACAGCAACAGCAAAGACCAAGTGACACCAGTAGTAGTTACTTGTACACAGACGAATATT encodes the following:
- a CDS encoding SPOR domain-containing protein; its protein translation is METKKSLKAFTSILTKVAGLVFFAFLAISLGVIFGTLFKDWVSEDPLSPVQGLNEPYQEPLTIKLPEQQQQRPSDTSSSYLYTDEYFLEEKPVSFKVQVGPFQLREEALQVASLLQSEGYPVFVSRGQPCYVQVGAFSNPQNANNLQNELLSKGYAAYIKEE